One genomic window of [Limnothrix rosea] IAM M-220 includes the following:
- a CDS encoding EVE domain-containing protein, translated as MAYWLFQANPKYHRIFEAIRDLDAMPWLVTRYRQQMQPGDGVLVWVAGEQAGVYGIATITTLPEILAPAEIADLDYWTDPSRIRTTKARTNIQFFRKLLGQPLRKHELRFDQTLRNLEVIHTPSRTNFKITPEQWQRVHQLKG; from the coding sequence ATGGCGTATTGGCTATTCCAAGCAAATCCTAAATATCATCGTATTTTTGAGGCGATTCGTGACCTCGACGCAATGCCCTGGCTAGTGACCCGCTATCGTCAGCAAATGCAGCCCGGTGATGGCGTATTAGTGTGGGTTGCTGGAGAGCAAGCCGGAGTCTATGGCATTGCCACCATTACAACCCTGCCAGAAATTCTCGCGCCAGCAGAGATTGCTGATCTCGACTATTGGACTGATCCATCCCGCATTCGCACCACTAAAGCACGAACCAATATTCAGTTTTTCCGTAAACTTCTCGGTCAGCCCCTCCGCAAGCATGAACTCCGATTTGATCAAACCCTGCGTAATTTAGAAGTGATTCATACACCTAGTCGCACAAATTTTAAAATTACCCCGGAACAATGGCAGCGTGTCCACCAACTGAAAGGCTAA
- the tatC gene encoding twin-arginine translocase subunit TatC produces the protein MTSLQTKSPPEQPDPKEELPDEVEMSFFDHLEELRMRIFYGLISVVVGWITCFFFVKPIVQVLEAPAVGVKFIQVAPGEFFFLSFKVAGYTGALLASPFILFQVIMFVLPGLTRKEQRLLAPVVLGSGILFFAGLAFSYIALIPAALNFFITYGADVVEAAWSIERYFELILGLMFFTGLAFQVPVVQMILAWLGIVSSKMMLKGWRVVILASVVLGAIITPSTDPLTQSLLAGAMLGLYFGGIGVVKLSGR, from the coding sequence ATGACCAGCCTCCAAACCAAATCACCACCAGAACAACCTGATCCCAAGGAAGAACTGCCCGATGAAGTCGAAATGTCCTTTTTCGACCACCTCGAAGAACTGCGCATGCGAATTTTTTATGGACTCATTTCAGTAGTTGTCGGCTGGATTACGTGCTTTTTCTTTGTAAAACCCATTGTGCAAGTTCTGGAAGCCCCAGCCGTTGGTGTCAAATTTATTCAAGTGGCTCCGGGGGAATTTTTCTTCCTTTCCTTTAAAGTTGCAGGCTATACAGGAGCATTACTCGCCAGTCCCTTCATTTTGTTCCAGGTCATTATGTTTGTGCTGCCTGGCCTCACTCGAAAAGAACAACGCCTATTAGCACCAGTCGTGTTAGGGTCTGGCATCTTATTTTTTGCCGGTTTAGCCTTCTCCTACATTGCCCTAATTCCCGCAGCACTTAATTTCTTCATTACCTATGGCGCAGATGTAGTGGAGGCGGCCTGGTCAATTGAACGTTATTTTGAGCTGATTTTAGGACTCATGTTTTTTACAGGTTTAGCCTTTCAGGTACCCGTTGTCCAAATGATTTTGGCGTGGCTCGGTATTGTGTCCTCAAAGATGATGCTCAAGGGTTGGCGCGTGGTTATTTTGGCCTCCGTTGTTCTCGGAGCAATCATTACACCTTCCACCGATCCCCTAACCCAATCCCTATTAGCTGGGGCAATGTTGGGTCTATATTTTGGTGGGATTGGCGTTGTGAAATTATCCGGCCGCTAA
- a CDS encoding response regulator, with translation MKSKILLIEDEDSLRQSLLIMLMTEGYEVVMAEDGSIGVDLAMTEYPDIVICDLRMPRLGGDRVLDILRHDPNTERTPFICISSEAQTTTPSPIKDLSHNNYLQKPFSRLDLLSAINRQLCPVLAAG, from the coding sequence ATGAAGTCAAAAATCTTACTCATTGAAGACGAAGATTCTTTGCGTCAAAGCCTACTGATTATGTTGATGACGGAAGGCTATGAGGTTGTCATGGCAGAGGATGGCAGCATTGGCGTTGATTTAGCGATGACGGAATATCCTGACATTGTTATCTGTGATTTGAGAATGCCTCGTTTAGGGGGCGATCGCGTCCTTGATATCCTGCGCCATGACCCCAATACAGAAAGAACCCCCTTTATTTGCATCAGCTCAGAAGCGCAGACAACAACACCCAGCCCCATTAAAGATCTCAGCCACAACAACTATCTCCAAAAACCCTTTAGTCGCCTCGACCTACTCAGTGCCATTAACCGTCAACTCTGTCCGGTTTTAGCGGCCGGATAA
- a CDS encoding phosphomannomutase/phosphoglucomutase, translated as MTDFNWTQLQNGSDIRGVALEGVAGEAVNLTGGRVTILGKAFGTWLAQYLEKSSTTLRVAVGRDSRLSGPALSEAVTTGLTSLGIAVYDVAIASTPAMFMSTITEGFDCDGAIMLTASHLPFNRNGLKFFTKKGGLDQPDIQAILELATVNQFEAIAPAGQVTQRDLMAVYAGQLVTKIREGVNSQHNFEQPLQGLKIVVDAGNGSGGFYVDRVLQPLGADTRGSQFLDPDGLFPNHIPNPENKAAMAAISEAVVANDADFGIIFDTDVDRGAAVDSAGKALNRNRLIALMSVIVQKAHPGSTIVTDSITSDGLTTFIEQELGGRHYRYRRGYKNVINQAIALNQAGEESWLAIETSGHGAMKENHFLDDGAYLITKLLVEVAKLQEQGKTITDLITNLQEPAESKEFRFKITDPDFKTYGLQVIEQLKIFAEQQENWQIVPKNHEGIRVSCQSPEQNGWFLLRLSLHDPVMPLNVESNVNGGVEKINIQLLNFLQNHSDLDLGAFKNP; from the coding sequence ATGACTGATTTTAACTGGACACAACTTCAAAATGGCTCTGATATTCGTGGTGTTGCCCTAGAGGGTGTTGCGGGTGAAGCGGTCAATCTGACTGGTGGGCGGGTCACCATTTTGGGCAAAGCTTTTGGGACTTGGTTAGCTCAGTACCTAGAGAAATCAAGTACGACTTTAAGGGTGGCAGTTGGCCGGGACAGTCGGTTATCGGGACCGGCTTTAAGTGAGGCGGTTACAACGGGTTTAACGTCCCTGGGGATAGCGGTCTATGATGTGGCGATCGCCTCCACGCCCGCCATGTTTATGAGCACCATTACTGAAGGATTCGATTGTGATGGTGCAATTATGCTCACAGCTAGTCATCTGCCGTTTAACCGTAATGGCCTGAAATTTTTCACCAAAAAAGGCGGCTTAGATCAGCCAGATATTCAAGCTATTCTTGAGCTGGCGACGGTAAATCAGTTTGAGGCGATCGCCCCTGCTGGCCAAGTCACCCAGCGGGACTTAATGGCCGTTTATGCCGGGCAATTAGTGACCAAAATTCGAGAAGGGGTCAATTCCCAGCATAATTTTGAGCAGCCATTACAAGGATTAAAAATTGTTGTGGATGCAGGTAACGGTTCTGGTGGTTTTTACGTAGACCGAGTTTTACAACCCCTAGGAGCAGATACAAGGGGCAGCCAATTTCTCGACCCGGATGGCCTGTTTCCAAACCATATTCCCAACCCCGAAAATAAAGCAGCAATGGCGGCAATTTCTGAAGCAGTGGTGGCCAATGACGCAGATTTTGGCATTATCTTCGACACCGATGTTGATCGCGGTGCAGCTGTGGATAGCGCCGGCAAAGCCCTTAACCGCAATCGTTTAATTGCCCTAATGTCTGTCATTGTCCAAAAGGCTCATCCCGGCTCGACCATTGTGACGGACTCCATTACCTCCGATGGTTTGACCACATTTATCGAACAAGAACTGGGCGGCCGACATTATCGATATCGACGGGGCTATAAAAATGTGATCAATCAGGCGATCGCCCTCAATCAAGCCGGAGAAGAATCCTGGTTGGCCATCGAAACCTCCGGCCATGGCGCAATGAAAGAAAACCACTTCCTCGATGACGGTGCATATCTCATCACAAAGCTATTAGTAGAAGTCGCAAAACTTCAAGAACAAGGCAAAACAATTACCGATTTAATTACAAATCTTCAAGAACCAGCAGAAAGCAAAGAGTTTCGCTTTAAGATTACCGACCCAGACTTTAAAACCTATGGCTTACAAGTTATTGAGCAATTAAAAATATTCGCAGAACAACAAGAGAATTGGCAAATTGTCCCAAAAAATCACGAAGGTATTCGTGTCTCTTGCCAATCACCAGAACAAAATGGTTGGTTTTTACTCCGCCTATCCCTCCATGATCCAGTCATGCCCTTAAATGTCGAATCAAATGTTAACGGTGGCGTTGAGAAAATTAATATTCAACTCTTAAATTTTTTACAAAATCATAGTGATTTAGACCTAGGAGCATTTAAAAACCCATAA